Sequence from the Nitrospirota bacterium genome:
GGCAAAGACCGGTTACACGCATGTGTGTATGAAATTTTTTGACTTTTGCGCCCGTGTTCTATCAGAGGAAGGATATCTTTACCAGCATTACAATCCTGATGGATCACTGGCCAGCAACTGGCATTCCTGGTTAGTGGATGGAAAGGAAGTGCTCCCAATACAGGAGGACTCGACCGCTTTGATTCTCTGGGCACTCTGGATACACTTTAAGAGTTCGAAAGACATAGAATTCATCAGAACTCTCTATGATAAGCTTATTAAAAAGTCTGCTGACTTTATGGTAACTAACCGCGATCCTGAGACTAAACTGCCCATCCCCTGCTATGATCTCTGGGAAGAGCGGTTTGGGGTGCACTCTTTTACTGTAGCAGCAGTGATTGCCGGTCTCAGGGCAGCAGCGAATTTTGCAAAACTCTTTCAGGATGCTTCCCTGGCAGAGAAATATGACAAAGTGGCCGAACAAATGAAGGAGGGGCTTGAAAGGCATCTGTACCACACGGGTCTAAAGAGGTATGCCCGCTCCGGTTACAAAAAAGGCAAAGTATATGAACTCGATGAAGTGATCGATGTCAGTCTGTTGGGACTCACGATTCTGGGGATATTGTTTCCCGGAGATCCGCGGATGGTCAAAACAATGGAAGCAATACGCAGGCAACTATGGCTCAAGACCCCTGTTGAAGGCTGTGCCCGATACCAGAATGATGTTTATCATCGGCAGAGCGACAGCCCGGCAGATATTCCCGGCAATCCCTGGTTTATTTCAACGCTCTGGTTAGGGGAGTATTTTATAGCCCGTGCCGAAAGTCTTCAGGAACTCCGCGAGGCCATTCCTTACCTTGAGTGGTGTGGGAAGAATGCTCTTCCTTCCGGTGTGCTTGCAGAGCAGGTACACCCTGTAACCAGTTCTCCTCTTTCTGTTTCACCGCTTACATGGAGCCATTCCTCTTTTGTGTGGGCGGTTCTGCAGTACACTGATAAATACAACTCGTTAAAAAAATAATGGTGTTTAGTACAGCAGGCTCGTCACAGGTCTTGAATGAGATTATTGACTTTATCTGTTGATTACTGAAAGCAATCCACAATTTTATTGAGTATATCATAAGTGTGGAGGAAGAAACATTACACGCTGCAGTTTCTTGACGCTTCACAGCTAATGCAAGTATGATATTTAAGATGAAATTTTTGATATTAAAAAAAGAATTTGCCGCCAAAGGTAAAATCTGTTAAGATTTTAATAGTCCCGCTCTGCGGGACTAAAAACTTGAAATTGTCCAAGAACGCAGCGAGCCCCGACGAAGTCGTGGGCGAGCCGCAAGATTTGGGTGGCTCATTTTTCGCCGCCTGCGGCGAAAAATGTTCGCACTATTTTCAGTATTCTGCACCAATCGAAAATGCATGATCACTATTCACTGATCACTGATGACTAAGATGGTTGACCTTGATAAAGCCTTAAATACTGCATTAGTCGCCACCTCCAGATCAGGAGAAATCCTCAGGGATTTGTTCAAGAGACAGCGAACACTAAGCAGAAAAACAGACAGTTCTATTGTTACCGAAGCCGATATCGAATCTGAAAATGCCATAAAGGAAATTATCAGCAACAGCTTTGCTGAACATAGCATACTTTCTGAAGAAGCTGGTTTTAAGGATAAGGGCTCTAATTATATCTGGTGTATCGATCCCCTCGATGGAACAACAAATTTCCTAAAAGGATTCCCTGTTTATGCTGTTTCAATTGCCCTCTTGAAAGATGGCTATCCTGTTCTCGGTGTTGTCCATGAGCCTGAATCAAAAAATACATTCTATGCTATAAAGGGAAATGGCGCATCTCTGAATGGTGAGAGATTAAGTCCCGGAGGTCAGGGATCTAAAACAGGGGATCTGCAGGTTGATATACTTATTGCTATCGGCTCTATATACAGGAAGGGCATCCCTGAATATCTTATTAGGATACTTAGAAAGGCAAAAAACAGAAATATCGGCTCTGCGGCTTTACATCTCTGCTATGTGGCGATGGGATGGTTTGATGCCTATATTGGTGATGGTGGATATATATGGGATATAGCTGGAGGCACTGTTGTGCTTGAAGAGGCAGGCGGAACAATCCTCACGCACGGTGGCTCTCCTTTATTTCCGATGAAGGAAATATACAAGGGCAAAATAGAGAAACTTTCTTTTATAGCTACAGGGAAGGGACTCTATGATAAAATAGCAAAAGACTATCTGAAAGA
This genomic interval carries:
- a CDS encoding glycoside hydrolase family 15 protein produces the protein MPKDIPVSNGNLLFNFDSDYQIRDVYFPFIGQENHSKGDPFRFGVWVDGRCSWMGTEWEKDLRYRDNSLVTDVSLKNESLGLELRCHDVVDVDLNVYIKKITVINLRGSERQVRLFFSHDFHLYSNAIGDTAYFDPRTRSIIHYKANRYFLINCCKSEKCGVDYYACGDKEVPGRNGTWKDAEDGELSGNQISWGSADSTIGIWLQLPSGGKAEAFYWIVAGTHYNEVAQLNRDVIEKTPDELIKRTSDYWGAWVNKEPRSFGDLSKSVIDIFERSLLILRTQIDNRGAIIAANDSDIVRFGRDTYSYMWGRDGAFVAAALAKTGYTHVCMKFFDFCARVLSEEGYLYQHYNPDGSLASNWHSWLVDGKEVLPIQEDSTALILWALWIHFKSSKDIEFIRTLYDKLIKKSADFMVTNRDPETKLPIPCYDLWEERFGVHSFTVAAVIAGLRAAANFAKLFQDASLAEKYDKVAEQMKEGLERHLYHTGLKRYARSGYKKGKVYELDEVIDVSLLGLTILGILFPGDPRMVKTMEAIRRQLWLKTPVEGCARYQNDVYHRQSDSPADIPGNPWFISTLWLGEYFIARAESLQELREAIPYLEWCGKNALPSGVLAEQVHPVTSSPLSVSPLTWSHSSFVWAVLQYTDKYNSLKK
- a CDS encoding inositol monophosphatase family protein, translated to MTKMVDLDKALNTALVATSRSGEILRDLFKRQRTLSRKTDSSIVTEADIESENAIKEIISNSFAEHSILSEEAGFKDKGSNYIWCIDPLDGTTNFLKGFPVYAVSIALLKDGYPVLGVVHEPESKNTFYAIKGNGASLNGERLSPGGQGSKTGDLQVDILIAIGSIYRKGIPEYLIRILRKAKNRNIGSAALHLCYVAMGWFDAYIGDGGYIWDIAGGTVVLEEAGGTILTHGGSPLFPMKEIYKGKIEKLSFIATGKGLYDKIAKDYLKD